A single region of the Nicotiana sylvestris chromosome 6, ASM39365v2, whole genome shotgun sequence genome encodes:
- the LOC138870754 gene encoding uncharacterized protein, producing the protein MPPIWGLSWREDVLGDLFDGVDENIDLDAPVALEEAERLQQCGKELEKLTLMLKESEASFARKGEELSGLQASLEGVCHERDGLAEQIGQKDALVGQLQEEVAANNAEILELRGQNEAVTSERYLLRSELASIHGLLQTAQKEAATLSAAKSEAEENASSYMKDAATTNDRAREISEKAKQKLTRAIAHARSQARRHALEEASAKGADLSAEIEKAWILEEESAFSATSDEGSGDDPESSEGDE; encoded by the exons ATGCCGCCAATATGGGGGCTTTCATGGAGGGAAGATGTGCTCGGAGACCTCTTCGATGGAGTTGATGAAAACATTGATCTCGATGCTCCCGTTGCTCTCGAGGAGGCGGAGAGGCTTCAGCA ATGCGGGAAGGAGCTCGAGAAGCTCACCTTGATGCTGAAGGAGTCGGAGGCCTCCTTTGCCCGAAAGGGGGAGGAGTTGAGCGGGCTTCAGGCGAGTTTAGAGGGAGTGTGCCATGAAAGGGATGGCCTTGCTGAGCAG ATTGGGCAAAAAGATGCCCTGGTGGGGCAACTTCAGGAAGAGGTTGCAGCCAATAATGCGGAGATCCTCGAGCTGAGGGGGCAAAATGAGGCCGTGACCTCAGAGAGATACCTTTTGCGGTCGGAGTTGGCATCGATCCATGGTCTTCTTCAGACTGCTCAGAAGGAGGCTGCTACACTATCCGCAGCCAAGTCTGAGGCCGAAGAAAATGCATCTTCATACATGAAAGATGCCGCCACTACAAATGATCGGGCCAGAGAGATATCAGAGAAGGCCAAGCAGAAGCTGACTCGGGCCATTGCTCACGCTCGTTCGCAAGCAAGGAGGCATGCTCTCGAGGAAGCAAGCGCCAAAGGCGCCGATCTCTCAGCTGAGATTGAGAAAGCCTGGATCTTGGAGGAAGAATCGGCATTTTCGGCCACTTCGGATGAGGGTTCCGGAGATGATCCAGAGAGTAGTGAGGGTGACGAATAG
- the LOC104234926 gene encoding DNA (cytosine-5)-methyltransferase 1B-like codes for MGSLAGLDKPDTDAAGHKKGKSRQDSVSKRKAPATDKKEKKQPVSEAIEEPTAACKRPKRAAACSNFKEKTVHLSKNSSVIETKKYQCVEEEVVAIRLTVGLQDSQRPCRRLTDFIFHNSEGIPQPFEMSEVDDLFITGLILPLEDNIDKEKAKGIRCEGFGRIEEWAISGYEDGTPIIWISTETADYDCKKPSGGYKKFYDHFFAKATACIEVYKKLSKSSGGNPDLSLDELLAGVVRAMSGLKCFSGGVSIRDFLISQGEFVYKQLIGLDDTSKKTDQLFVELPVLASLRDESSNQEMLSQPEPLSFGKTLTIGPKVGKGEGKRDQSDLTTGPEQEEEDLKLAKLLHEQEYWHSLNQKKSRSTSSSSSKFYIKINEDEIASDYPLPAYYKTCNEETDEYIVFDSGVDTYYIDDLPRSMLHNWALYNSDSRLISLELLPMKPCADIDVTIFGSGVMTADDGSGYNVDADANNSSSGGSGSAEIDGMPIYLSAIKEWMIEFGSSMIFISIRTDMAWYRLGKPSKQYAPWYEPVLKTAKLAVSIITLLKEQSRCARLSFGDVIKRVSEFKKHHPAYISSNTDVVERYVVVHGQIILQQFSEFPDESIRKCAFVIGLSRKMEERHHTKWLIKKKKVVQRHEQNLNPRASMAPSVKRKAMQATTTRLINRIWGEYYSNYSPETSKEVVACEVKDDEEADEQEENDEDDAQEENLEVSEKTHTPCSTRRHIKSRSDSKEINWDGESIGKTASGELLFKKARIHGNEIAVGDSVLVEHDEPDELPSIYFVEYMFEKLDGSKMLHGRMMQRGSETVLGNAANEREVFLINECMDLQLGDVKESVVVSIRMMPWGHQHRKANAYVDKLDRAKAEDRKKKGLPSEFYCKSFYQPDRGAFFRLPFDKMGLGNGLCYSCELQQIDQEKESFKLDMSNSSFVYLGTEYSIDDFVYIHPDHFAVERGGSGTFKAGRNVGLMAYVVCQLIEISGPKGSKQAKVDSTNVKVRRFFRPEDISSDKAYSSDIREIYYSEEIHTVPVETIEGKCEVRKKYDIPSEDVPAIFDHVFFCEYFYDPLNGSLKQLPAQVKLRFSRVKLDDAASRKRKGKGKEGEDELRVGQLNEASQQNRLATLDIFAGCGGLSEGLQRSGVSDTKWAIEYEEPAGDAFKLNHPEAKVFIQNCNVFLRVVMQKCGDAEDCISTPEASELAAAMDESELNSLPLPGQVDFINGGPPCQGFSGMNRFNQSTWSKVQCEMILAFLSFADYYRPKFFLLENVRNFVSFNQKQTFRLTVASLLEMGYQVRFGILEAGAFGVPQSRKRAFIWAASPEEILPEWPEPMHVFGVPELKIALSETSHYAAVRSTASGAPFRSLTVRDTIGDLPAVGNGASKTCIEYQVDPVSWFQRKIRGNSITLSDHITKEMNELNLIRCQRIPKRPGADWRDLPDEKVKLSNGQLVDLIPWCLPNTAKRHNQWKGLFGRLDWDGNFPTSITDPQPMGKVGMCFHPDQDRIVTVRECARSQGFPDSYQFAGNILHKHRQIGNAVPPPLAYALGRKLKEAVESNKRST; via the exons GACACAAAAAGGGGAAAAGCAGACAAGATTCTGTGTCAAAAAGGAAGGCACCTGCAACTgacaagaaggaaaagaaacagcCTGTTTCTGAAGCTATTGAGGAGCCCACTGCTGCATGCAAAAGGCCCAAGCGAGCTGCTGCTTGttcaaattttaaagagaaaACTGTTCATTTATCAAAAAATTCTTCAGTCATTGAAACAAAGAAGTACCAATGTGTAGAGGAAGAGGTTGTGGCTATTCGGTTAACTGTGGGTCTACAGGATTCTCAGCGACCCTGTAGAAGACTAACAGATTTTATCTTTCATAACTCGGAAGGAATACCACAACCTTTTGAAATGTCTGAAGTTGATGATCTATTTATTACTGGTCTCATTTTACCACTTGAGGACAATATTGACAAAGAAAAGGCAAAAGGAATTAGATGTGAAGGCTTTGGGCGTATTGAAGAATGGGCTATCTCTGGCTATGAAGATGGAACTCCTATCATATGGATCTCAACAGAGACAGCTGATTATGATTGTAAAAAACCCTCAGGTGGCTATAAGAAGTTTTATGACCACTTCTTCGCCAAAGCTACAGCTTGCATTGAGGTTTACAAAAAGCTGTCGAAATCTTCTGGAGGAAATCCTGATTTAAGCCTTGATGAGTTGCTTGCAGGGGTTGTCCGAGCAATGAGTGGTTTAAAATGCTTTTCAGGTGGTGTATCAATCAGGGACTTTCTCATTTCTCAGGGAGAGTTTGTCTATAAGCAACTTATCGGTCTGGATGATACATCAAAGAAGACTGATCAGCTTTTTGTTGAGTTACCTGTCCTGGCTTCCCTTAGAGATGAAAGCAGCAATCAGGAAATGCTTTCACAACCAGAGCCTTTATCATTTGGTAAGACTCTAACTATAGGTCCAAAAGTAGGCAAAGGAGAAGGCAAGAGAGATCAATCTGATTTAACCACTGGTCCAGAACAAGAAGAGGAAGatctgaaattggccaaactgtTACATGAACAGGAGTACTGGCACTCCTTGAACCAGAAGAAAAGCCGTAGTACATCTTCCTCATCCAGCAAATTTTACATCAAGATCAATGAGGATGAGATTGCAAGTGATTATCCTTTACCTGCATATTACAAGACATGTAATGAAGAGACCGATGAGTATATCGTCTTTGACAGTGGGGTTGATACATACTATATTGATGACTTGCCTCGCAGTATGCTTCATAATTGGGCATTGTACAACTCAGACTCAAGACTAATTTCTTTAGAGCTCCTGCCTATGAAACCATGCGCTGATATTGATGTAACCATATTTGGGTCTGGAGTGATGACTGCTGATGATGGATCTGGATACAATGTTGATGCTGATGCTAATAACTCCTCTTCAGGTGGTTCTGGATCAGCTGAGATTGATGGAATGCCAATTTATTTGAGTGCAATAAAAGAATGGATGATTGAGTTTGGGTCCTCGATGATCTTTATATCTATTCGGACTGATATGGCCTG GTATAGGCTTGGGAAGCCATCAAAACAGTATGCTCCTTGGTATGAACCAGTCCTAAAGACCGCGAAGCTGGCAGTGAGCATTATTACTTTGTTAAAGGAACAAAGTCGTTGTGCTAGACTTTCTTTTGGAGATGTCATTAAAAGGGTTTCAGAGTTCAAGAAACACCATCCTGCTTATATATCATCTAATACAGATGTGGTGGAAAGATATGTGGTTGTACATGGACAGATTATTCTGCAGCAGTTTTCAGAATTTCCTGATGAAAGCATTAGGAAATGTGCATTTGTGATTGGCCTCTCAAGGAAAATGGAGGAGAGGCACCATACAAAATGGTTGATTAAGAAGAAGAAGGTTGTGCAGAGACATGAACAGAACTTAAATCCTAGAGCATCTATGGCGCCATCTGTAAAAAGGAAAGCTATGCAGGCTACTACAACAAGACTAATCAACAGAATCTGGGGGGAGTACTATTCCAATTACTCACCTGAGACGTCAAAGGAGGTTGTTGCTTGTGAGGTGAAGGATGATGAAGAAGCAGATGAGCAGGAGGAAAATGACGAGGATGATGCTCAAGAGGAGAACTTGGAAGTTTCAGAGAAAACTCATACACCTTGCTCTACAAGAAGGCATATTAAGTCACGTTCTGACAGCAAAGAAATAAACTGGGATGGGGAATCCATAGGTAAAACAGCGTCTGGTGAACTGTTGTTTAAAAAGGCTAGAATTCATGGAAATGAGATTGCTGTTGGAGATTCAGTTCTGGTGGAACATGATGAACCAGATGAACTTCCTTCTATTTACTTTGTCGAATACATGTTTGAAAAATTGGATGGTAGCAAAATGCTCCATGGAAGAATGATGCAACGAGGATCTGAAACTGTACTTGGAAATGCAGCTAATGAAAGAGAGGTATTTTTGATCAATGAATGCATGGATTTGCAACTAGGAGATGTCAAAGAAAGTGTAGTTGTCAGTATCAGGATGATGCCATGGGGACATCAGCATAGAAAAGCGAATGCTTATGTTGATAAACTTGATAGAGCAAAGGCAGAAGACAGGAAGAAGAAGGGATTGCCATCCGAATTTTATTGCAAAAGCTTTTATCAGCCTGACAGAGGTGCTTTCTTCAGACTTCCGTTTGATAAGATGGGTCTTGGTAATGGCTTATGTTACTCCTGTGAGTTGCAGCAAATTGATCAGGAAAAGGAATCTTTTAAGTTGGATATGTCCAACTCCAGTTTTGTATATCTGGGGACTGAGTATTCAATTGATGACTTTGTTTATATACACCCTGATCACTTTGCTGTAGAAAGAGGGGGAAGTGGAACTTTCAAAGCTGGGAGAAATGTGGGGTTGATGGCCTATGTAGTGTGTCAACTAATAGAGATTTCTGGTCCCAAGGGATCTAAACAAGCTAAAGTAGATTCTACCAACGTCAAAGTCAGGAGATTCTTCAGACCAGAGGACATTTCTTCAGATAAGGCATACTCTTCTGATATTCGGGAG ATCTACTATAGTGAGGAGATACATACAGTTCCCGTAGAAACAATTGAAGGTAAATGTGAAGTGAGGAAGAAGTATGATATTCCGTCTGAAGACGTCCCTGCCATCTTTGACCATGTCTTCTTTTGTGAATATTTCTATGATCCATTGAATGGATCCCTCAAACAG TTACCAGCTCAGGTAAAGCTGAGATTCTCAAGAGTTAAACTAGATGATGCTGCATCTAGGAAGAGAAAGGGAAAAGGCAAGGAAGGAGAGGATGAACTGAGAGTTGGGCAACTAAATGAAGCTTCTCAACAGAATCGTTTGGCCACACTAGATATCTTTGCTGGTTGTGGTGGCCTGTCTGAGGGGTTGCAGCGTTCGG GTGTCTCAGATACAAAATGGGCAATTGAATATGAAGAGCCTGCTGGAGATGCGTTTAAACTTAATCATCCAGAGGCAAAGGTGTTCATACAGAATTGCAATGTTTTTTTGAG GGTTGTCATGCAAAAGTGTGGAGATGCTGAAGACTGTATCTCAACTCCAGAGGCTTCTGAATTAGCTGCAGCAATGGATGAGAGCGAACTGAATAGTTTGCCACTGCCAGGACAAGTGGACTTCATAAATGGAGGCCCTCCTTGTCAG GGGTTTTCTGGAATGAATAGATTTAATCAGAGCACCTGGAGTAAAGTTCAGTGCGAGATGATTCTGGCATTTTTATCCTTTGCTGATTATTATCGGCCTAAGTTCTTTCTCTTGGAGAATGTTAGGAATTTTGTGTCATTCAACCAAAAACAAACATTTCGCTTAACTGTTGCTTCCCTTCTTGAGATGGGTTatcag GTGAGGTTTGGCATCCTTGAAGCTGGAGCGTTTGGAGTTCCTCAGTCTAGGAAGAGAGCATTTATCTGGGCTGCTTCCCCAGAGGAGATTCTTCCAGAGTGGCCAGAACCAATGCATGTATTTGGTGTCCCAGAATTAAAAATCGCATTATCTGAAACTTCTCACTATGCAGCTGTGAGGAGTACTGCTAGTGGAGCTCCATTCCGTTCGCTTACTGTCAGAGACACAATTGGAGATCTTCCTGCTGTTGGCAACGGAGCATCCAAGACCTGTATAGAG TATCAAGTTGACCCGGTATCCTGGTTCCAAAGGAAAATTCGGGGCAACTCAATAACATTATCCGATCACATTACGAAAGAGATGAACGAGCTTAACCTAATCAGGTGCCAAAGAATTCCTAAGCGGCCAGGAGCCGACTGGCGTGACCTTCCGGATGAAAAG GTTAAACTATCTAATGGTCAACTGGTTGATTTGATTCCGTGGTGCCTGCCTAACACTGCTAAGAGGCACAACCAGTGGAAGGGGCTCTTTGGGAGGTTGGATTGGGATGGGAACTTCCCCACTTCCATTACTGACCCCCAGCCGATGGGTAAGGTGGGGATGTGTTTTCATCCCGACCAAGACAGGATTGTTACAGTTCGTGAATGTGCGCGTTCTCAA GGTTTCCCAGATAGCTATCAATTTGCTGGTAACATTTTACACAAGCACAGGCAAATAGGAAATGCTGTTCCACCTCCTTTGGCATATGCATTGGGAAGGAAACTTAAGGAAGCTGTTGAGAGCAACAAGAGGTCCACTTAG